A section of the Virgibacillus sp. NKC19-3 genome encodes:
- a CDS encoding o-succinylbenzoate--CoA ligase, whose protein sequence is MSEKIPHWLTKQANLAPEQLAIETEDEDRITFLELKERSQRFAKKLAGIGVTKDSHVGIFSTNNVSMVIAIHALSYLGAVAVMLNIKLTKEELNYQLRDGKVSILLTDDESAVTQMGLSVPVKPFSEMDRLPEYEINLKEEIHLDDAFTIMYTSGTTGFPKGVIHTYGNHWWSAIGSALNLGINKKDKWLAALPIFHVSGLSIFLRSVIYGIPVYLLEKFDENTVHEAITTKDVTIVSVVTVMLSRLVTRLGEGHYPASFRCMLLGGGPAPRPLLEQAKERNIPVFQSYGMTETASQIVTLSPEDALRKIGSAGKPLVPAQLKINHTNEDMVGEIYVKGPMVTKGYFNNQEATEKTLSNGWLATGDLGYLDEEGFLYVADRRNDLIISGGENIYPSEVESVLSRMEQIKEIGVVGKKDDTWGETPVACIVKNSAVTEEEIIDYAVKCLAKYKVPKQIYFIEELPRNASNKLVRERLLDLVE, encoded by the coding sequence ATGTCGGAGAAGATCCCGCACTGGTTAACCAAACAAGCAAATCTCGCACCTGAGCAATTAGCGATTGAAACGGAAGATGAAGATCGAATAACCTTTTTAGAGCTGAAGGAAAGAAGCCAACGCTTTGCGAAAAAATTGGCGGGCATTGGTGTAACGAAGGATTCGCATGTTGGTATTTTTTCAACAAATAACGTATCCATGGTTATTGCTATCCATGCATTAAGCTATCTTGGTGCCGTTGCTGTGATGCTAAATATAAAATTAACAAAAGAGGAATTAAATTATCAACTGAGGGATGGAAAGGTTTCGATTCTATTAACGGATGATGAATCAGCGGTAACACAAATGGGGTTATCTGTTCCTGTAAAGCCATTTTCAGAAATGGACAGACTACCGGAATATGAAATCAACCTGAAAGAGGAAATCCATTTGGACGATGCCTTTACGATTATGTATACATCAGGAACAACAGGGTTTCCGAAAGGAGTTATCCACACGTATGGCAATCACTGGTGGAGTGCCATAGGGTCTGCCTTGAATCTTGGCATCAATAAGAAAGATAAGTGGCTTGCTGCATTACCCATTTTTCATGTAAGTGGCCTTTCGATTTTTCTTCGTAGTGTCATTTATGGAATACCTGTTTATTTACTGGAAAAATTCGATGAAAATACCGTTCATGAAGCAATCACTACCAAAGATGTAACGATCGTTTCTGTGGTAACCGTCATGTTATCTCGGCTTGTTACACGTCTTGGAGAAGGCCATTATCCTGCATCATTTCGTTGCATGCTTCTAGGCGGTGGCCCTGCACCAAGACCGCTATTAGAACAGGCGAAAGAGCGCAATATCCCTGTTTTTCAGTCGTACGGGATGACAGAAACAGCTTCGCAAATAGTAACATTGAGTCCAGAGGATGCTTTACGTAAAATTGGTTCAGCAGGAAAGCCATTAGTCCCGGCACAATTAAAGATCAATCATACGAATGAAGATATGGTCGGAGAAATTTATGTAAAAGGGCCAATGGTGACAAAAGGTTATTTTAATAATCAAGAAGCAACGGAGAAAACATTGTCAAATGGATGGTTGGCTACAGGTGATTTGGGTTACCTTGACGAGGAAGGTTTTTTATATGTAGCAGACCGAAGAAATGACCTTATTATTTCCGGTGGGGAAAATATCTACCCATCCGAAGTGGAAAGTGTCCTATCAAGGATGGAACAGATCAAAGAAATCGGGGTCGTCGGGAAAAAAGATGATACATGGGGGGAGACACCCGTAGCATGTATTGTAAAAAATAGTGCCGTAACAGAAGAAGAAATCATCGATTATGCGGTGAAATGTCTGGCCAAATACAAGGTACCAAAGCAAATTTATTTTATTGAAGAGCTACCACGGAACGCTTCCAATAAGTTGGTTAGAGAGCGTTTGTTGGATTTGGTGGAATAG
- the menB gene encoding 1,4-dihydroxy-2-naphthoyl-CoA synthase, translated as MTTQWEQAKAYEEIIYEKQDGIAKVTINRPQKRNAFTPLTVNEMIDAFADARDDSSVGVIILAGAGDKAFCSGGDQSVRGHGGYVGEDQVPRLNVLDLQRLIRTIPKPVIAMVSGYAIGGGHVLHIVCDLTIAADNAVFGQTGPKVGSFDAGYGAGLLARMVGHKRAREIWYLCRQYSAEEAYDMGLVNTVVPVDKLEEETLQWCEEMLEKSPTALRFLKASFNADTDGLAGLQQMGGDATLLYYTTDEAKEGRDAFKEKRKPDFKQFPRFP; from the coding sequence ATGACAACACAATGGGAACAAGCAAAAGCATATGAGGAAATAATTTATGAAAAACAGGATGGTATCGCCAAGGTGACGATCAACCGTCCGCAAAAGCGTAATGCATTCACACCGCTGACCGTCAATGAAATGATTGATGCGTTTGCTGATGCACGTGACGATTCGTCTGTTGGTGTCATTATTTTAGCCGGGGCTGGAGATAAAGCATTTTGTTCCGGTGGAGACCAATCGGTTCGTGGGCATGGCGGTTATGTTGGCGAGGATCAGGTTCCTCGTTTAAACGTTCTTGACTTACAACGTTTAATCCGTACCATACCGAAACCTGTCATTGCCATGGTCTCCGGTTATGCTATCGGCGGCGGACATGTATTGCATATTGTTTGTGATTTAACCATCGCAGCAGATAATGCCGTATTCGGGCAAACCGGACCAAAGGTAGGGAGCTTTGATGCCGGTTATGGTGCTGGATTATTGGCACGCATGGTTGGCCATAAGCGCGCACGTGAAATTTGGTATCTTTGCCGTCAATACAGCGCGGAAGAAGCCTATGACATGGGACTCGTCAATACCGTTGTTCCCGTAGATAAATTAGAAGAAGAAACGTTACAATGGTGCGAGGAAATGTTGGAAAAATCTCCTACTGCCTTACGATTCCTGAAAGCTTCGTTTAACGCAGATACGGATGGATTAGCTGGTCTACAACAAATGGGTGGAGATGCGACACTTCTTTATTATACAACCGATGAAGCAAAAGAAGGAAGAGACGCGTTTAAAGAAAAAAGAAAACCGGATTTCAAGCAGTTCCCACGCTTTCCGTGA
- the menH gene encoding 2-succinyl-6-hydroxy-2,4-cyclohexadiene-1-carboxylate synthase encodes MYFSIDDASYWYEIHGKPKGPSLVMLHGFTGSTSTWNEFIANWKNELRIITIDLPGHGKTTTPSPKTMEQCCADLAAFVQYLQLKEFHLAGYSMGGRTALSFAITYPWYIQSLMLESASPGLDTKYERDQRMAKDEQLAQKIENEGMSAFVDFWENIPLFQTQKHLPLDIQASVRQERLAQSAHGLAQSLRYMGTGSQSSWWNEMEHFRKPVLLITGIYDEKFLAINRRMNNCLGTSHLDIIENAGHAVHVEQPNIFGERLASFIFSH; translated from the coding sequence TTGTATTTTTCAATTGATGATGCTTCCTATTGGTATGAAATACATGGAAAGCCTAAGGGTCCTTCTCTCGTCATGTTACACGGATTCACCGGAAGTACGTCCACGTGGAATGAATTTATCGCAAACTGGAAAAATGAGCTACGCATTATTACGATTGACTTACCTGGCCATGGTAAAACGACAACGCCATCACCAAAAACAATGGAACAATGTTGCGCGGATTTAGCAGCATTCGTTCAATATTTACAACTTAAAGAATTTCATTTGGCAGGTTATTCCATGGGTGGTAGAACGGCTTTATCCTTTGCGATAACTTACCCCTGGTATATCCAATCGTTAATGCTGGAAAGTGCTTCTCCGGGTTTAGACACCAAGTATGAACGTGATCAGCGGATGGCAAAAGACGAGCAGCTTGCACAAAAAATAGAAAACGAGGGTATGTCAGCCTTTGTTGATTTTTGGGAAAACATTCCGTTGTTTCAAACACAAAAGCATTTACCGCTCGATATACAAGCGAGCGTTCGACAAGAGCGATTAGCTCAATCCGCTCATGGTCTCGCACAATCGCTTCGCTACATGGGGACAGGGTCTCAATCCTCGTGGTGGAATGAGATGGAACATTTCCGTAAACCGGTTTTACTCATTACCGGCATATATGATGAAAAATTTCTTGCGATCAATAGACGAATGAATAATTGTCTTGGCACTAGTCATTTAGATATCATCGAAAATGCGGGACATGCTGTTCACGTCGAACAACCCAACATATTTGGTGAACGGCTGGCGAGTTTTATTTTTAGCCATTAG